CCGGCACCTCGGGTGTCTCCTGACCGTCCTGGACGACGAGGAGGCCGTGCGGATAGCGGTCACCCAGCGGGGCGTTCAGGACGGCCGCTCCGTCGCACTCCTCCACGCTGTCGAGGGTCGGTGAGGCCGCAGCGATCCGGAAGCCGCCCTCGTACTCGTTGCCTTCGCTCACCTCGCGGTCGTACAGGACAAAAGTGTTGTCGCCTTGGCTGGAGGCAAGCAAGTAGCCGTCTCCGTCCGCCTCTTGATAGTGCGTCAGACCCTCGACGTCGGCCGAGAGGCGGGTGCCGCCGTATCCGGGGTCGGCGCCCGGCGTGCATTCCTCGCTCTCTTCGTCGTACGTCCCCGGCACGCCGTACTCCTTGACCTTGTCCACGAGGACCGGCTTGCCGGTGAGGTCGGCGCGCAGCCGCCAGATGCCCACATCCTCCTGGCCCGCGTAGAGCGTGCCGGTGGCCGGGTCGACGACCATGCCCTCGATCTGCGGGAGTTCGCCGGGCTCCAGGCAAGGGGTCCAGGAGGTGCCGTTCGGGAGCCGGAAGGAGGACGGGAGGTCGAGGGTGCGGACCTTGCGGTAGCCGACGGTGCCGTCGGCGGCCGGGACGAGTTCGAGCAGCGCCAGGCGGGTGCGTTCACGCTGGCTGGCGAGGGCGTACGACCGCCCCGTGGTCGTGTCCTTCCAGGTGGCCAGGCCGTACGCGGTGCGCTGGTCGTTGATCTCGGCCTGGTCGGTGGAGAAGACGGGCGCGGCGGCCGGGTCGGTGATGTCGGTCAGGGGCCCGCCGGGATGGGAGGGGGCGATGCGGTAGATCCGCAGGCGGTCGTTGCCGCGGTCACTCACGACCGCCACGTCGGCTCGGCCTGTCGAGGTCCGCAGGCCGGAGACGAGGTCGACGTTGTTGAAGCGGCCCGGGGCGTCGTCCTCGGAGGGCGGCTTCGGGGCCGGCAGTGACTGCACGAGGCGGGCGTCCAGGTCGTAGACCCGCAGGCCGCCCTCCTTGGCGGTGGCCACGACGAGGCTGCGTCCGGGGTGTGCGGGGTTGCGCCAGATCGCCGGGTCGTCGGCGTCGGAGTTGCCGCCGGCCTCGTCGTCGTAGAGTGCGGCGGTCTCGCTGGTGGCGGTCACCGTCGGCAGGTCCGCCGCAGTCACGGGGGACGCGGCGAGGACAGTTGCCAGAGCGGCGATGACCGCCGCCCTTCGTGCGGTGCGGTGCGTCGTTCTCACGGGCGCTTCCTTACCGTCGAGGGTGCCTTGGACATGCAGATCCTGCGGGCGGAAGGTTGCACACGGAAGACCGTCACCTGTCCATCA
Above is a window of Streptomyces sp. NBC_00490 DNA encoding:
- a CDS encoding phytase, which codes for MRTTHRTARRAAVIAALATVLAASPVTAADLPTVTATSETAALYDDEAGGNSDADDPAIWRNPAHPGRSLVVATAKEGGLRVYDLDARLVQSLPAPKPPSEDDAPGRFNNVDLVSGLRTSTGRADVAVVSDRGNDRLRIYRIAPSHPGGPLTDITDPAAAPVFSTDQAEINDQRTAYGLATWKDTTTGRSYALASQRERTRLALLELVPAADGTVGYRKVRTLDLPSSFRLPNGTSWTPCLEPGELPQIEGMVVDPATGTLYAGQEDVGIWRLRADLTGKPVLVDKVKEYGVPGTYDEESEECTPGADPGYGGTRLSADVEGLTHYQEADGDGYLLASSQGDNTFVLYDREVSEGNEYEGGFRIAAASPTLDSVEECDGAAVLNAPLGDRYPHGLLVVQDGQETPEVPDGEGGTRTATGFKFVDLGAVVDAADR